In Desulforhopalus sp., a single genomic region encodes these proteins:
- a CDS encoding universal stress protein — translation MKYLLGFNGSEEAKAALVLARSHAEVFRAKVYIITSMSGGSSEKPEEIDKTSRDLNFAENFLKEKGVECETFQLARGRSPGEDVVSFAEQHGIDQIYVGIEKKSRTQKLLLGSTAQYIILKAPCPVVSVNRLFL, via the coding sequence ATGAAGTATTTGCTGGGCTTTAATGGTTCTGAAGAGGCGAAGGCAGCACTCGTCTTAGCAAGAAGCCATGCGGAGGTATTTCGGGCTAAGGTGTATATTATTACCTCAATGAGCGGTGGGAGCAGTGAAAAGCCAGAAGAAATCGATAAGACGAGCCGAGATCTGAATTTTGCCGAAAACTTTCTCAAGGAGAAAGGTGTGGAGTGTGAGACCTTCCAATTGGCGCGAGGGCGGTCTCCCGGAGAGGACGTGGTGAGCTTTGCCGAACAACATGGTATTGATCAGATTTATGTCGGCATCGAGAAAAAATCTCGCACCCAGAAACTCTTGCTCGGTTCAACGGCTCAGTACATAATCCTCAAGGCGCCCTGTCCGGTTGTAAGTGTGAACCGCTTGTTCCTCTAA
- a CDS encoding ABC transporter ATP-binding protein: MDTKKTNNQLEVNNIEVVYNNIIQVLRGVSLKVPEGSIVALLGTNGAGKTTTLRAISGLLKPENGFIREGYVKFCGTDVTNMLGTEVVRLGAVMVPEGRRVFKHLSVDENIRVGSITRRDGSQKIRDDHALMYSHFPRLANITNRMAGYCSGGEQQMIAIARALMASPRMLMLDEPSLGLAPLLVKEIFANIQLINREMNTTILVVEQNAKIALGISDYAYIMESGKIVLEGPSKELQENPDVKEFYMGITQGGGRKSFKEVKSYKRRKRWM; encoded by the coding sequence ATGGACACTAAAAAGACGAACAACCAGCTGGAAGTTAATAATATTGAGGTAGTATATAACAATATTATCCAGGTGTTACGTGGAGTGAGCCTGAAGGTTCCGGAAGGGAGTATCGTTGCCCTGCTCGGGACCAACGGAGCCGGCAAGACTACCACCCTGCGGGCAATCAGCGGGCTGCTGAAGCCGGAGAATGGCTTTATTCGTGAAGGATACGTCAAGTTTTGTGGTACCGATGTGACCAATATGCTGGGTACCGAGGTGGTGAGGCTTGGCGCCGTCATGGTTCCGGAGGGCCGGCGGGTTTTCAAGCATCTGTCGGTAGACGAAAATATCCGGGTGGGATCGATTACCAGGCGTGACGGTTCACAGAAGATTCGGGATGACCATGCCCTTATGTATTCCCACTTTCCCCGGCTTGCCAATATCACCAACCGGATGGCGGGGTATTGTTCCGGCGGAGAGCAGCAGATGATTGCCATTGCCAGAGCCCTCATGGCCTCGCCGCGGATGCTCATGCTCGATGAACCGTCGCTTGGTCTGGCGCCGCTGCTTGTCAAAGAAATCTTTGCCAATATTCAATTGATCAATAGGGAGATGAACACCACCATCCTGGTTGTCGAACAGAATGCCAAGATTGCATTGGGTATTTCCGATTACGCCTATATTATGGAATCCGGGAAGATCGTTCTGGAGGGACCTTCGAAAGAATTACAGGAAAATCCAGATGTTAAAGAGTTTTATATGGGAATCACCCAGGGTGGGGGCAGAAAATCGTTTAAGGAAGTAAAGTCCTATAAAAGGCGTAAACGCTGGATGTAG